The following proteins come from a genomic window of Geminicoccaceae bacterium SCSIO 64248:
- a CDS encoding RidA family protein — translation MPHRIVNPSALYDPRPNGYSHVVVSEPGGRLIHVAGQGGEDRDGRLAKGFQGQVAQAFANLRAALASADASPADVVKLTTYIVDHDETKLATLADELRRTFGEAFPAQTLVPVSRLALDGMLFEVDAVAIAR, via the coding sequence ATGCCGCACCGTATCGTCAATCCAAGCGCGCTCTACGATCCGCGGCCGAACGGCTACAGCCATGTCGTCGTCTCGGAGCCGGGCGGCCGCCTGATCCACGTGGCCGGCCAGGGCGGCGAGGACCGGGACGGTCGGCTGGCCAAAGGGTTCCAGGGGCAGGTCGCGCAGGCGTTTGCGAACCTGCGCGCCGCCCTCGCGAGCGCTGACGCGTCGCCTGCCGACGTCGTCAAGCTCACGACCTACATCGTCGATCATGACGAGACGAAGCTGGCGACGCTGGCCGACGAGCTTCGTCGGACCTTCGGCGAAGCGTTTCCGGCGCAGACCCTGGTGCCGGTGTCCCGCCTCGCGCTCGACGGCATGCTGTTCGAGGTCGATGCCGTCGCGATCGCGCGGTGA
- a CDS encoding beta-galactosidase trimerization domain-containing protein — translation MPPETETIDRPTTPLADPPWWRQPYRMVQTNLRQTDAALDPRRVARQAREFGANVLLFNIGGIFAFYPTDLALHARNPFLTGDLLGDMLKAAHDEGLKLVGRFDLSKATRIAYEAHPDWFVHNREGRPIRYNGTYQACVNGGWYQDYAHRIVREALGRYPVDGVFFNMFGYRNSDYSGNYHGICVCRRCRERFRALYGRDLPEREDFSDPAYRDYLAFQQATTAELAADIYATIKDVNPAIAMTGHRHSSDLIRMEVQRAVDRPAPEWPYQAGEQARWAAAIGRGKTFSSTSTNFIDYAWRFSSETGAYHMLRFAQQLAGGASLDYYLLGTFDQDDTKPFEHIRRLYAWHGAHEDYYRDLRPAARIGLYESHKTAVHARATKTGSVARACFKGAYRALVESRLPFDFIADQHADAADFDALLARYDVIVLPNVACLDDAEAAALDAYVAQGGVLLATGETGAYDAQGNERDALALACLPVERIALLRDGMRGAYFQLDPDWIDLPDTSLLYLDGWYVQATPREGARAVHRLLPPQRFGPPELCFPEVEASGAGALVQAHGKGQAIYLPWLPEWLYDRDSLPDHRVLLTSLIRRHAPPQDVRLEGAGPVEITVHDQPGHGRRIVHLVNFSGQRNNLYEEPVAIHGLRLGVRKPGGQASALVAGTRLDPSEQAADHEGFVWFDLPPLAYFEAIVLPNEP, via the coding sequence ATGCCGCCTGAAACCGAGACGATCGATCGACCGACCACGCCTCTGGCCGATCCTCCGTGGTGGCGGCAGCCCTACCGGATGGTTCAGACCAATCTGCGCCAAACGGACGCCGCGCTCGATCCGCGCCGGGTCGCCCGGCAGGCGCGCGAGTTCGGCGCCAACGTGCTGCTCTTCAACATCGGCGGGATTTTCGCCTTCTACCCGACCGATCTCGCGCTGCACGCCCGCAATCCCTTTCTGACCGGGGACCTGCTGGGCGATATGCTGAAGGCGGCGCACGACGAAGGATTGAAGCTGGTCGGGCGGTTCGATCTGTCGAAGGCGACCCGGATCGCCTACGAAGCCCATCCCGACTGGTTCGTGCACAACCGCGAGGGCCGGCCGATCCGCTACAACGGCACCTACCAGGCCTGCGTCAACGGCGGCTGGTACCAGGACTACGCGCATCGGATCGTGCGCGAGGCGCTGGGGCGCTACCCCGTCGACGGCGTGTTCTTCAACATGTTCGGCTACCGCAACTCCGACTACAGCGGCAACTATCACGGCATCTGCGTCTGCCGCCGCTGCCGCGAACGGTTCCGCGCCCTGTACGGCCGCGACCTGCCGGAGCGCGAGGACTTCAGCGACCCCGCCTATCGGGACTATCTCGCCTTCCAGCAGGCGACCACGGCCGAGCTGGCAGCCGACATCTACGCCACGATCAAGGACGTCAATCCCGCGATCGCCATGACCGGCCACCGCCACAGCAGCGACCTCATCCGCATGGAGGTGCAGCGCGCGGTCGACCGCCCGGCGCCGGAATGGCCGTATCAGGCCGGCGAGCAGGCCCGCTGGGCCGCCGCGATCGGACGCGGCAAGACCTTCTCCAGCACGTCGACCAACTTCATCGACTATGCCTGGCGCTTCTCGTCGGAGACCGGCGCCTACCACATGCTGCGCTTCGCCCAGCAATTGGCGGGCGGCGCGTCGCTCGACTACTACCTCCTGGGCACGTTCGATCAGGACGACACCAAGCCGTTCGAGCATATCCGGCGCCTCTACGCCTGGCACGGCGCGCATGAGGACTACTACCGCGATCTGCGCCCGGCGGCCCGGATCGGCCTCTACGAGTCGCACAAGACCGCCGTTCATGCTCGCGCCACCAAGACGGGCTCGGTCGCCCGGGCCTGCTTCAAGGGCGCCTACCGCGCGCTCGTCGAATCGCGCCTGCCGTTCGACTTCATCGCCGACCAGCACGCCGACGCCGCCGACTTCGACGCCCTGCTCGCGCGCTACGACGTCATCGTCCTGCCCAACGTCGCCTGCCTCGACGACGCCGAAGCCGCCGCGCTCGATGCCTATGTCGCGCAGGGCGGCGTCCTGCTCGCCACCGGGGAGACCGGCGCCTACGACGCGCAAGGCAACGAGCGTGACGCGCTTGCCCTGGCCTGCCTGCCGGTCGAGCGCATCGCCCTGCTGCGCGACGGCATGCGCGGAGCCTATTTCCAGCTCGATCCCGACTGGATCGACCTGCCGGACACGAGCCTGCTCTATCTCGACGGCTGGTACGTCCAGGCCACGCCGCGCGAGGGCGCGCGCGCCGTCCACCGCCTGCTGCCGCCGCAACGCTTCGGGCCGCCGGAACTGTGCTTTCCGGAAGTGGAGGCCAGCGGCGCCGGGGCTCTCGTCCAGGCGCACGGCAAGGGCCAGGCGATCTACCTGCCCTGGCTGCCGGAATGGCTCTACGACCGCGACAGCCTGCCGGACCATCGCGTCCTGCTGACGAGCCTGATCCGGCGGCACGCGCCGCCGCAGGACGTACGGCTGGAAGGAGCGGGGCCGGTCGAGATCACCGTGCACGACCAGCCCGGGCACGGCCGCCGGATCGTGCATCTCGTGAACTTCAGCGGCCAGCGCAACAACCTCTACGAAGAGCCGGTCGCGATCCACGGGTTGCGGCTGGGCGTGCGGAAGCCGGGCGGCCAGGCATCCGCCCTGGTCGCGGGAACGCGCCTGGACCCGTCGGAACAGGCGGCCGACCACGAGGGCTTCGTCTGGTTCGACCTTCCGCCTCTGGCCTATTTCGAAGCGATCGTCCTGCCGAACGAACCCTAG
- a CDS encoding ABC transporter permease has protein sequence MIAFIARRIGYMIVTLVAISIMSFFIIQLPPGDFVTAMVSELNLQGTTIDPAAMEAMRARYGLDDPLYVQYLKWISNIVLYGDFGYSLEWRRPVADLLWNRLGLTFLLAFATLLFIWAVSLPIGVYTAVRRRTFGDYLATFVGVLGLAIPNFLFALVLMYVAFRYFGQNIGGLYSPEYADAPWSVGKALDLFGHLIIPTIVLGTSGTAALIRILRANLLDELDKPYVVTARAYGLSERRLLFKYPVRVALNPFVSTVGWVLPHLVSGATITAVVLNLPMTGPLLLRALVAQDMYLAGSFILMLSALTVIGTLLSDLLLAWLDPRVRLT, from the coding sequence ATGATCGCCTTCATCGCCCGCCGGATCGGCTACATGATCGTGACCCTGGTCGCGATCTCGATCATGTCGTTCTTCATCATCCAGCTCCCGCCCGGCGACTTCGTGACCGCCATGGTGAGCGAGCTGAACCTGCAGGGGACGACGATCGATCCGGCGGCGATGGAGGCCATGCGCGCGCGCTACGGCCTCGACGATCCGCTCTACGTCCAATACCTCAAGTGGATCTCGAACATCGTCCTCTACGGCGATTTCGGCTACTCGCTCGAATGGCGCCGGCCGGTCGCCGACCTTCTGTGGAACCGGCTCGGCCTGACCTTCCTTCTGGCCTTCGCGACCTTGCTCTTCATCTGGGCGGTGTCGCTGCCGATCGGCGTCTACACGGCCGTGCGCCGCCGGACCTTCGGCGACTATCTCGCGACCTTCGTCGGCGTGCTCGGCCTCGCCATTCCGAACTTCCTGTTCGCCCTGGTCCTGATGTACGTGGCGTTCCGCTATTTCGGCCAGAACATCGGCGGCCTCTACTCGCCGGAATACGCGGACGCCCCCTGGAGCGTCGGCAAGGCGCTCGACCTCTTCGGCCATCTGATCATCCCGACCATCGTCCTCGGCACGAGCGGCACGGCGGCGCTGATCCGCATCCTGCGCGCCAATCTCCTGGACGAGCTCGACAAGCCCTATGTCGTGACGGCGCGCGCCTACGGCCTCTCGGAACGGCGCCTGCTGTTCAAGTATCCCGTGCGCGTCGCCCTGAACCCGTTCGTCAGCACGGTCGGCTGGGTGCTGCCCCATCTCGTCTCGGGCGCGACCATCACGGCCGTCGTGCTAAACCTGCCGATGACTGGCCCCCTGCTCCTGCGCGCCCTCGTCGCCCAGGACATGTACCTGGCCGGCAGCTTCATCCTGATGCTGAGCGCGCTCACCGTCATCGGCACGCTCCTGTCCGACCTCCTGCTCGCCTGGCTCGATCCCCGGGTCCGCCTGACCTGA
- a CDS encoding LysR family transcriptional regulator — MPRAGLTELTAFAAIARLRSFRQAADELALAPSTLSHMMRVLEQRLGVRLLNRTTRSVALTEAGERLLLRLGPALDDLYRALDEVEDFRDRPGGTLRINAALIPARLMLHAVIPKFRRLHPEVHVDLATDGRLVDIVQDGFDAGVRLGETVPQDMIGIGFGGDARCLVVGSPAYFAERPKPETPDDLTAHACIRHRMPSGKLFRWEFERHGQEMAVDVGGPITLDQLDLMVEAALGGVGLAYVFESMVREHLADGRLVAVLEDWCPPFPGLYLYYPGRRHVPAALRAFIDVIKSADIG, encoded by the coding sequence ATGCCGCGTGCGGGCCTTACTGAGCTGACGGCCTTCGCCGCCATCGCGCGGCTGCGGTCCTTTCGTCAGGCGGCCGACGAGCTCGCCCTCGCACCCTCGACGCTCAGCCATATGATGCGGGTTCTCGAACAGCGACTCGGCGTGCGTCTGCTCAACCGGACGACCCGGAGCGTCGCGCTCACCGAAGCCGGCGAGCGGCTTTTGCTGCGTCTCGGACCGGCGCTCGACGATCTCTATCGTGCGCTTGATGAGGTCGAGGACTTTCGTGACCGGCCGGGCGGGACGCTCCGGATCAATGCCGCCTTGATCCCGGCGCGCCTCATGCTCCATGCGGTCATACCGAAATTTCGACGGCTTCATCCCGAGGTGCATGTCGACTTGGCGACCGACGGTCGGCTGGTCGACATCGTGCAGGACGGTTTCGATGCCGGTGTCCGACTGGGCGAGACCGTGCCGCAGGATATGATCGGCATCGGTTTCGGCGGCGACGCCCGCTGTCTCGTGGTCGGCTCGCCCGCCTATTTCGCGGAACGGCCCAAGCCGGAGACTCCCGACGACCTGACGGCGCATGCCTGCATCCGGCATCGCATGCCGAGCGGCAAGCTCTTCCGCTGGGAATTCGAGCGGCATGGTCAGGAGATGGCGGTCGACGTCGGAGGGCCGATCACGCTCGATCAGCTGGATCTGATGGTCGAGGCCGCGCTTGGTGGCGTTGGGCTCGCTTATGTCTTCGAATCCATGGTCCGCGAGCATCTTGCGGACGGACGCCTGGTCGCGGTGCTGGAGGACTGGTGTCCCCCTTTTCCAGGGCTCTACCTCTACTACCCCGGCCGTCGGCACGTCCCGGCAGCGCTTCGTGCCTTTATCGATGTCATCAAGTCCGCCGATATCGGCTAG
- a CDS encoding thioredoxin family protein has translation MERHPIVSREAWLDARKDLLAREKELTKANDRLSEARRALPWVKVDKDYAFEGTDGRKTLAELFDGRSQLIVYHFMFAPGWKEGCDGCSFIADHFDGANLHLAHHDVSLVAVSRAPLQEILPFKERMTWKFRWVSSHGSDFNYDFHVSATSEEVEAGRYDYNYRMNDGEGGEMPGLSVFYKDEDGTVFHTYSTYARGGDILIGAHNLLDLTPKGRNEDTTMDWVRHHDRYEDGLTERPSCH, from the coding sequence ATGGAACGTCATCCGATCGTCTCACGCGAGGCATGGCTGGACGCCCGCAAGGACCTGCTCGCCCGCGAGAAGGAGCTGACCAAGGCGAACGACCGGCTGAGCGAGGCGCGCCGTGCCCTGCCGTGGGTCAAGGTCGACAAGGACTACGCCTTCGAGGGCACGGACGGGCGCAAGACGCTCGCCGAGCTGTTCGACGGACGCAGCCAGCTGATCGTCTACCACTTCATGTTCGCGCCCGGCTGGAAGGAAGGCTGCGACGGCTGCTCCTTCATCGCCGACCATTTCGACGGCGCGAACCTGCATCTCGCGCACCACGACGTGTCGCTGGTCGCCGTGTCGCGCGCGCCGTTGCAGGAGATCCTGCCCTTCAAGGAGCGCATGACGTGGAAGTTCCGCTGGGTGTCGTCGCACGGCAGCGACTTCAACTACGACTTCCACGTCTCGGCGACGTCCGAAGAGGTCGAGGCCGGCCGCTACGACTACAACTACCGCATGAACGACGGCGAAGGCGGCGAGATGCCGGGCCTCAGCGTGTTCTACAAGGACGAGGACGGCACTGTCTTCCACACCTACTCGACCTATGCGCGCGGCGGCGACATCCTGATCGGCGCGCACAATCTCCTCGACCTCACGCCCAAGGGACGGAACGAGGATACGACGATGGACTGGGTGCGCCACCACGACCGCTACGAGGATGGTCTGACCGAGCGCCCGTCCTGCCACTAG
- a CDS encoding D-2-hydroxyacid dehydrogenase has protein sequence MRIVIRGDIPPATIEDFRAAASQAEVIALRPDGDLASVIGDAEVVAGDVPADLFARGGRLAWVHSWAAGPDTQLYPAMIDSPVVLTCSKGNGAIPLAEHAILLMLMLSRDALRWIRAQDARRWERFRHGELNGLTCGIVGTGHSGADLAIKAKAFHMRTIGLSRSGAARPHFDTMLASGDLDVLLRESDFVVVTAPLTPETAGLIGEAELRRMKASAFIVCFSRGGIIDEAALLHALREGWIAGAGLDAHATEPLPADSPLWIAPNTIVTPHNGATTQATVERGYAIFRDNLARYVRGEPLRNVVDKHAGY, from the coding sequence ATGCGTATCGTCATACGTGGCGACATTCCGCCGGCCACGATCGAAGATTTTCGGGCCGCGGCGTCGCAGGCGGAGGTCATCGCCTTGCGCCCGGATGGCGATCTCGCCTCGGTGATCGGGGACGCCGAGGTCGTCGCCGGCGACGTGCCGGCCGACCTCTTTGCGCGCGGCGGGCGGCTGGCCTGGGTCCACAGCTGGGCCGCCGGACCGGACACGCAGCTCTATCCCGCCATGATCGACAGCCCGGTCGTCCTGACCTGCTCGAAGGGGAACGGCGCCATCCCGCTGGCCGAGCACGCGATCCTGCTCATGCTCATGCTGAGCCGCGACGCCTTGCGCTGGATCCGCGCCCAGGATGCACGCCGCTGGGAGCGGTTCCGGCACGGCGAGCTGAACGGGCTGACCTGCGGGATCGTCGGCACGGGCCATTCCGGCGCCGACCTCGCGATCAAGGCCAAGGCCTTCCACATGCGGACGATCGGCCTCAGCCGCTCCGGCGCCGCTCGGCCGCATTTCGATACGATGCTGGCATCCGGCGATCTCGACGTCCTGCTGCGCGAGAGCGACTTCGTCGTCGTGACCGCGCCGCTCACGCCCGAGACGGCGGGCCTGATCGGCGAGGCGGAGCTGCGGCGGATGAAGGCATCGGCCTTCATCGTCTGCTTCTCCCGCGGCGGCATCATCGACGAGGCGGCCCTGCTGCACGCCCTTCGGGAAGGCTGGATCGCGGGGGCCGGCCTGGACGCCCACGCGACCGAGCCGCTGCCGGCCGACAGCCCGCTCTGGATCGCGCCGAACACGATCGTCACGCCGCATAACGGGGCGACCACCCAGGCGACGGTCGAGCGGGGCTACGCCATCTTCCGCGACAACCTCGCCCGCTACGTCCGGGGCGAACCCTTGCGCAACGTCGTCGACAAGCACGCGGGCTACTGA
- a CDS encoding SDR family oxidoreductase, giving the protein MSKTWFITGTSSGFGRILTELALDRGDRVLATLRRTGALNDLLDRHGDRLSVTTLDLTDSDAIAPTVDQAFERMGPIDVVVNNAGYGLFGAAEELSEAQIRHQIETNLIGSIEVIRAALPHLRAQKGGRVLQVSSEGGQISYPNFSLYHATKWGIEGFVESVAQEVAPFGIQFTLVEPGPTATNFAAGLVSAPATDAYADTPSGEIRRALQTGAFRATGDARKMSHAILASLDQNPAPRRLTLGNTAYTSIHAALNERLAALEAQRDIALSTDID; this is encoded by the coding sequence ATGTCGAAGACCTGGTTCATCACCGGCACCTCGTCAGGCTTCGGCCGTATCCTGACCGAACTGGCGTTGGATCGGGGCGACCGCGTCCTGGCAACGCTTCGCAGGACAGGCGCGCTGAACGATCTCTTGGATCGGCACGGCGACCGGTTGTCCGTCACCACGCTCGATCTAACCGACAGCGACGCGATCGCGCCCACGGTCGATCAGGCCTTCGAGCGGATGGGACCTATCGATGTCGTCGTGAACAACGCGGGCTATGGCCTCTTCGGCGCGGCCGAGGAGTTGAGCGAGGCGCAGATCCGCCATCAGATCGAGACCAACCTGATCGGTTCGATCGAGGTGATCCGGGCGGCGCTGCCGCATCTGCGTGCCCAGAAGGGTGGCCGGGTCCTGCAGGTCTCCTCGGAAGGCGGCCAGATTTCCTATCCGAACTTCAGCCTCTACCACGCGACCAAATGGGGGATCGAAGGCTTCGTCGAATCCGTCGCACAAGAGGTGGCGCCGTTCGGGATCCAGTTCACCCTGGTCGAGCCCGGCCCGACCGCCACGAACTTCGCCGCTGGCTTGGTAAGCGCCCCAGCCACGGACGCCTACGCGGACACGCCCTCCGGCGAAATCCGTCGTGCGCTGCAGACCGGGGCATTCCGGGCGACCGGCGACGCGCGCAAGATGTCGCACGCAATCCTGGCCAGTCTCGATCAGAACCCGGCACCTCGCCGCCTCACGCTCGGCAATACGGCCTACACATCAATTCACGCCGCGCTGAACGAACGTCTCGCCGCGCTCGAGGCGCAGCGAGACATCGCCCTGTCCACCGACATCGACTGA
- a CDS encoding VOC family protein — MKITSYYPVIMTRDVAGTAAFYIRHFGFEALFQADWYVHLQRPDQPEVTLAILDPEHETVPEQGRRPVAGLILNFEVDDPDGVHDHFKAAGLPILTPLRDEAFGQRHFITADPNGVLIDVIKPIPPSAEFAAQYDPSAVPNED, encoded by the coding sequence GTGAAGATCACCAGCTACTATCCCGTCATCATGACTCGGGACGTCGCGGGCACCGCCGCCTTCTACATCAGGCATTTCGGCTTCGAGGCGCTGTTCCAGGCGGACTGGTACGTCCACCTGCAGAGGCCGGACCAGCCGGAGGTGACGCTGGCCATCCTCGATCCCGAGCATGAGACGGTGCCGGAGCAGGGACGCCGGCCCGTCGCCGGCCTCATCCTGAACTTCGAGGTCGACGACCCGGATGGCGTGCACGACCACTTCAAGGCGGCCGGCCTGCCGATCCTGACGCCCCTGCGCGACGAAGCCTTCGGGCAGCGCCATTTCATCACCGCCGACCCGAATGGCGTGTTGATCGACGTGATCAAGCCGATCCCGCCCAGCGCCGAGTTCGCCGCGCAGTACGATCCGTCAGCCGTGCCGAACGAGGACTGA
- a CDS encoding ABC transporter substrate-binding protein, translating into MAVPIPLTRLRRAAWAGAVALLLASPAMAQSYQEAPELADAVASGQLPPVAERLPEQPLVVEPMEATGSYGGTWRLAMASASDIGTLVRTIGYENFTRWEPWSPDDEQTDIFPGVKMNVAESVEVSPDSTTYTFHLRRGLKWSDGHPYTADDVMFWYNDVFLNEELMPAKPSWLARDDKPVTVEKVDDYTVTFTYARPFSLLLQWMAVPANDREPNAPTAYPRHYLKQFHKDYNSDIEAVVARENQQNWVSLFHQKADAWANPDVPRLNPWIVTTGIGQGDGSRVVAKRNPYYWKVDPDGNQLPYMDEATIDIVADKEVMLLKAANGDFDMVDSYIGFVTTSENKATFFENQERGGYEFYDVLPNRANLMIFSLNMTAKDPVKREIFSNIDFRRALSVATNRDEIIELVYLGQGRPYQVVERPESPLFDEEMATQYTQYDPDLANRMLDEAGFAERDANGLRLGPDGNPIRITVDISPLRQPWIDSAELMRRYWREVGIELFINTVDTTFLNQRVETNAHEAGVWSASAGVDTIIDPKYYFPFSWASFFAPAWGQWYADAPGAQEPPEAAKRQMDLFNQLQAEQDPAARLELMRQVMAISKEQLYTLGIVQPTTDYGIINTRLRNVPGVLIASSEFVHPGAANPEQFFFEPAP; encoded by the coding sequence GTGGCTGTTCCAATCCCTCTCACGCGCCTGCGACGTGCCGCTTGGGCGGGGGCCGTCGCGCTCCTGCTCGCGTCGCCGGCGATGGCGCAGAGCTATCAGGAAGCGCCCGAGCTCGCCGACGCCGTCGCCTCGGGCCAGTTGCCGCCCGTCGCCGAGCGCCTGCCCGAGCAGCCCCTCGTCGTCGAGCCGATGGAGGCGACCGGCAGCTATGGCGGCACCTGGCGCCTCGCCATGGCGAGCGCCAGCGACATCGGCACGCTGGTGCGCACGATCGGCTACGAGAACTTCACGCGCTGGGAGCCGTGGTCGCCGGACGACGAGCAGACGGACATCTTCCCCGGCGTCAAGATGAACGTGGCGGAATCGGTCGAGGTCAGCCCGGACAGCACGACCTACACCTTTCATCTGCGCCGCGGGCTGAAATGGTCGGACGGCCATCCCTACACGGCGGACGACGTCATGTTCTGGTACAACGACGTCTTCCTCAACGAGGAGCTCATGCCGGCCAAGCCCAGTTGGCTGGCGCGCGACGACAAGCCGGTCACGGTCGAGAAGGTCGACGACTACACGGTGACCTTCACCTACGCCCGGCCCTTCAGCCTCTTGCTGCAGTGGATGGCCGTACCCGCGAACGACCGCGAGCCGAACGCGCCGACGGCCTATCCCCGGCATTACCTCAAGCAGTTCCACAAGGACTACAATTCGGACATCGAGGCGGTCGTGGCCAGGGAGAACCAGCAGAACTGGGTCAGCCTGTTCCACCAGAAGGCCGACGCCTGGGCCAACCCGGACGTGCCGCGCCTCAATCCCTGGATCGTCACCACCGGCATCGGCCAGGGCGACGGCAGCCGCGTGGTCGCGAAGCGCAACCCGTATTACTGGAAGGTCGATCCGGACGGGAACCAGCTGCCCTATATGGACGAGGCGACGATCGACATCGTGGCCGACAAGGAGGTCATGCTGCTCAAGGCCGCGAACGGCGACTTCGACATGGTGGACAGCTATATCGGCTTCGTCACCACCTCGGAAAACAAGGCCACCTTCTTCGAGAACCAGGAACGCGGCGGCTACGAATTCTACGACGTCCTGCCGAATCGCGCGAACCTCATGATCTTCTCGCTGAACATGACCGCCAAGGATCCGGTCAAGCGGGAGATCTTCTCGAACATCGACTTCCGCCGGGCGCTCAGCGTCGCGACCAATCGCGACGAGATCATCGAGCTCGTCTATCTCGGCCAGGGCCGGCCCTACCAGGTCGTCGAGCGCCCGGAGTCGCCCCTGTTCGACGAGGAGATGGCGACCCAGTACACGCAATACGACCCGGACCTCGCCAACCGCATGCTGGACGAGGCGGGCTTCGCCGAGCGTGACGCCAACGGCCTCCGCCTGGGCCCCGACGGCAATCCCATCCGGATCACCGTCGACATCTCGCCTCTGCGCCAGCCCTGGATCGACAGCGCGGAGCTGATGCGGCGCTACTGGCGGGAGGTCGGCATCGAGCTGTTCATCAACACGGTCGACACGACCTTCCTGAACCAGCGCGTCGAGACCAACGCCCACGAGGCGGGCGTCTGGTCGGCCTCGGCGGGCGTCGACACGATCATCGACCCGAAATACTACTTCCCGTTCTCCTGGGCCTCGTTCTTCGCGCCTGCCTGGGGCCAGTGGTATGCCGACGCGCCCGGCGCGCAGGAGCCGCCCGAGGCCGCGAAGCGGCAGATGGACCTGTTCAACCAGCTCCAGGCCGAACAGGACCCGGCCGCGCGTCTCGAGCTGATGCGCCAGGTCATGGCGATCAGCAAGGAGCAGCTGTACACGCTGGGCATCGTCCAGCCGACCACGGACTACGGCATCATCAACACGCGCCTGCGCAACGTGCCGGGCGTCCTGATCGCGAGTTCGGAGTTCGTGCATCCGGGCGCCGCCAATCCCGAGCAGTTCTTCTTCGAGCCCGCTCCTTGA